The nucleotide window CCACATCCTCCAGTTGGGCCACCAGGTCAGGCAGCCGCCAATCTGGCTGCTCGTCGCGCCAGCGGCGCAAAATGGTGGCAATCTGGTAAGCAATCGCCAAATCTACTTCGTGAACATCGCCCCTGGCGAATAGTTCGTCGCCCAGGGAGAGGGCCAGATCGTCTATGGGCAGGGCGCGTAGGGCAAACATGCGTTGTAAGAAGGTGGCAAAGCGGGTAACGGCCGTCAGGTCATCTTCTGTGGCGACACCGGCCGGCAGGGCGCGGCCCACATCCTCGCCATCCCAGGGAAAGAGCAGCGCTTCCGGGCGGTGGACGCTGCGCAGGATGGTGTGCAGGCGGGGCAGGTCTTCCTCCGGGCATAAGGCGGCCGGGTGCTGGAGTTCGTGCAGGCTGGCGTGGGCGGCCAGCAGCGCTTTGGTACTCAGGGGTTCGGCCAGCACGGCCAGGATGGCGTGCATGGCGGCGGCGATTTCTCGTTCGTGGCCGCCGCCGCGCAGCAGGTTGTCGTAGTCGGCGTCCAGTTCGTCCAGGTGGTCGGCCAGGGTGTAGCCGGTCTGATTGGTGGGGACCAGGACGGCCAGGGTGTGGTCGGGGTGTTCCTGGGCGTAGCGCAGCGCTTTTTGGGCGACGGCCGGCAGCTCTTCGTCTTCGCGGTGTTTGTAAACCTTCAACTCGATGTGGGCTTCGCTGTCCGGCGGATTGGGTTGGGCGTCGCCGGGCGGTGTGGGCAAGATGTCTTGCCGCCGGAAGGTGTGGGCGCGCACTTCGTCCACCGGATGATGGTCCAGCACCCAATGGAGCATGGCATTGGCCGCGCCCATGATCAGCGGGGCGCAGCGGCCGCTGTTGGGCAGCGGCCGGGCAACGACGTCTGGCCGGTCTATGAAGGCGTTGAAGAAGCGGGGGTGGGCGGCGGTGAAGGTGCTGGTGATGGCCTGGTTGGGGTCGCCGACGCGCACCCAGTTGCCCTGCGGCCCGGTGAGCAAGTTGAGCAGCACTTCTTGCAGCGGCACGCTGTCTTGGGCTTCATCTTCCAAGACGTAGGGCCAGCGGCGGCGCAGTTCGTCGGCGAAGTGAGGGCGGTGCTGCAGCAAATCGGCCGCCTGCCAGATGAGGTCATCAAAGTCCAACGCCCCTTGGCGGGTGATGAGAGTTTGGTAACGGCCGTAAATCCCGGCCATCATGAAGAGTAGGGGAGAGGGGGAGACTGGGAGACTGGGAGAGGGGGAGAGGCGGGACAAGATGTCTTCCGGGTGGTAGCGTTCGTTTTTGGCGGCGCGGATGAAGGCGCGGGCGGTGCGTTCGGTGACGTCGCGCCAGCGGGCGCGCATTTGTGGTGTGTCTTCATCGAGGAAGGCATACCACTGGTCGGGATAGCTCTCGATCCATTGGTTGACCGCCTGGGCCAGGGCGCTGCCGCTGCGCACGTCGTCTAAGACCTCCGGGCCGGGGTTCTCTTGCCCCAGGCCGCTTTCGGCCAGGCGCACGATTTCCAGGGCCAGGCTGTGCAGGGTGCGCACGTCGAAGCCGGTGGGTGGCAGCTCTATCTCATCCAGCCGTTTGCGGATGCGCGCGCGGAAGGTGTCGACGCTGCTGTTGAGGTAGGTGACGATGAGGACCTGCTGCCCGGCGCTGGCGGTGATACGGCCGTCGGCGATGATTTGCGCCGCCAACAGGGAGAGGGTGAAGGTTTTGCCGCTGCCAGGGACGGCGCTGATGGCCAGACGGCCGTTCTGGTAAGTTAGAATATCGGCTTGGGCGGGACGTAAGTTCATCATGTCAGATTTGCCATTGGGTGTGTTTCATTTCAGTGATGTCTTGGGTTGGGGCGGGATGGTATTCGCCGCAGCGGACGGCATTTTCTCCGCGCCATCTCGTCCAACAAACACCTATGCCGGGCAAAGAAGAGGGCGACACAGGCGGGGGCGAGGTATTGGTGATTGGCAAAGATGTCGTCCCGCCTGTCTCGCCCCTACCTGCTCAACTCATTTGAAACACATCCCATCGAGAATTGCTGCTTCCATTAGCAACGTTTACCACTTGCTGTTTGTTCGTATTATAATGCCACTTCTTTGCGAACGCATGGCTAAGGAACGAGATTTAAATAATTTACACGTTTAGATTGGACAAATCTCCTGAGATTTGTCCAATCTTCTGTATTTGGTGGATGTGGCATACTATGAAAGGATTTCAAAGCGTATTGGCATTTAGCGGCATGGCGCTGCTTTTGTGGGGTGGATTGGCGTTGGCTCGTCCGGCGAACGCTCAGTCTGGCGTGGCGGCAACGGCAACGGCCGTCCCCCCGGACAATCGCTTCGGCGTCGTCGAAGCCTTCTGGGAACCGGCCGAAGCCGCCGATTTACAAGTGGGCTGGGACCGCATCCTCTTTCTATGGCATGAGATTCAGCCCACCGGGCCGGATGATTGGAACACCCTGCACGTGTTGGAAGAGTGGCTGGTGGATGCGCAAGAGAACGGCCGTACCGTTGTTGGCCTGCTCAAAAGCACGCCCCCCTGGGCGGCCGATGGCGAAGCCTACGCCGGCGTGCCGCGCGGCCTCGATTTGCCCATAGACGACCCCGACAACCTGTGGGCCAACTACGTGCGCCGCGTCGCCGACTATTACGGGCCGCTGGGCGTCCACAACTGGATTGTGTGGAACGAGCCAGACATCCCCGCCGATGCTTACGGCCACGAGTTTGGCGGCAGCATGGCCGACTATTATCGCCTGCTGCAAGTGACCTATCTGGTGATGAAAGAGGCCGACCCGGAAGCTGTCATCCACCTGGGAGCGCTGACCTATTGGCACGACCCTTCTTTTTTGCGCCGATTTTTGACGATGGTGGCGGCTGATCCAACGGCCGCAGCCAACAATTACTACTTCGACATCTTAACGCTGCACATCTACTTTCGGCCGCAGACCATCACCACCCTCATTGAAGAAGCCTATGACATTCAGGCCGGGCTGGGCATAGACCCGCCCAAACCGGTGTGGATGAACGAGACCAACGCCCGCCCCAGCCTGGACCCGGCGTGGCCGGTGGAGGTTGTGCGCTTCTTTGTGGATTTAGAGCAGCAGGCGTGGTACACGCCGCAGGCGTTTGGCCTGGCGTTTGCCGCCGGGGCCGAGCGGGCCGGCTTTTATAAGTTGATTGATATTCACCTGCCGCCGGGCGGTGAATCGTGGGGGCTGCTGCGGCCGGATAAGAGCCAGCGTCCCGCTTACCGCGCCTATCAGGTGATGGTGCAGGAGTTGGGCGGCTTTGTCGGCCCGGTGACGATGCAGGCGGCGGGCGGCGGCAGCGGTTATTTCCAGGTGGCGTTTCCCATGCCCGATGGGCTGGTGCGGCTGCTGTGGGCCAAGGGGCCAACGGCCGTCACCGTCAACATCCCGGCGCAGGCCGACAAGGCGGAGTTGGTGGGGCATATGGGGCATCGGCTGGGGGTAACGGCCGTAGATGGGGCCTACACCTTCACATTGGAAGGCGGCAAATGTTATCGCAGCGAGTGCGACATCGGCGGCCCGCCGGTTTATCTGGTGGAGCGCGACCAGCGCGCGCCCATCACCAATGTTCCGGCGTTGACCGCGCCGCTGGCGCTGGCGACAATTACGCCGACGCCGTTGGTGAGCAGTACGCCGACGCCGGTGGATACGCCCTCGCCCACGCCCAGCAGCACGCCAACGCTTACGCCGCTGCCGAGCGAGACGCCGACGCCCACGGCGACCCAAACGCCGCTGCCCACCCAGACGGCTGCGCCGGCGGCGACGGCGACAGAAATAATGGCAACGGCCGTACCTGCCCCATCGGCTGCGCCAACGGCCGTGCCTGGTGTGTCGTCATACTGGTTCTTTGCGGCGGCGCTGGGGGTGCTGGTTTTGCTGTGGGGTGTTGTATGGTGGCAGCGCCGCGCCAGTTAGCGCAGGCGCTAAAAAGGGCCGCTGGATTTCTATCCAGCGGCCCTTTTTTATTGAAGATGGTGGGAGGAGGGGAGACGGCCGTTGTTACGGTTGATACACAATGGTTAATTTCGGCCGTCGCGAGGCAGTACCAGTTTCGGTCGGGTAAAAGTTAATGTAATCATTGCCATTATCACTGTCTGAGGCAGTTGAGAAATAAAGGCGGAGTTGTGTATGCCCGGCGCCCGTGTTGTTAATTGCGCCTATGCCGCCACTGACCAATGTGCAGGTTGCCGCCGCGTTATTACTATTCGCCGCTGACAGGGTACACACGTTGGTTACTGCGGCCGCTGCCTGGAAATCCTCTGCTTGCAGCGCTAGATTGTCGAAAAAGCCGGCAAGAGGGGCCACATCTACCCGTATGCTGCCCAAACTATACGGCGTGCCACTGGTGCCCCTACGGGTGACGCTTAACTGCGCGCTTATAATGGTCGCTCCGGCGGGAATACCCGACATATCAAAGCTCAAAATACCTTTGAACTGCCGATTGCTGCTGTCATCACCCACCCGTATATCGGTGCTGTTATTGGTAACTGGGCCGCCGGTCGTGTTGGTGTTATTTGTCGCTCTTATATACCCATCATTGGTGGCATTGCCTGTGATTTCGATTGTTACCGGCGCGGCCGTGGGCGTGCTGGTGGGTGTTGACGTACTCGTGGGGGTATTTGTCGCTGTGCTGGTCGGCGTGCTGGTCGGCGTGTTGGTCGCTGTGCTAGTTGGCGTGTTCGTGGGCGTGTTCGTTGGTGTATTGGTAACCGTATTGGTTGGCGTGTTTGTGGCCGTGCCCGTCGCCGTGCTTGTCGGTGTGTTGGTGGATGTGGGCGTTTGCGTCGGTGTGTTCGTAACGGTTGGCGTGTTGGTTTGGGTGGGAGTTTGGGTGATGGTGGGCGTGGCCGTATATGTGCCCGGCCCGTTGGTTGGCGTGGCGGTGGGTGGCGGGGTGTAAGAGATGAGCGACGGTGGTCCCACCGGCGCCTGGCGCACCAACCGCGAAAACACGCCCTGAATTTGTGGCCCCAACAGGGTGATGATAGCAAAAACGACCAGACCGGCCAGTGAGAGCAGTATCGCGTACTCAGTCAGACCCTGCCCACGATCCCTATTTCGTCCTGACGACTTCTGGTTTGATTTGGACTTGCAATGATTATCCATGAGATTACACCTGATTGAATGAATTCTGCCGTAAGTGTAAAAAATTGTACGATGATTGCCTATGCCCCATTTGTCCCCTAGGAAGGTGGTCTTTGGGTCTTTCGGATCTCGTGGGGTACAAGACCCGCCCCTACATCTGGTGTCTACCCCGTGAAATCCTGAAGAACCGAATCTTTTAGACCCTGAGGGTTTCTGAAACCCTCAGGGTCTTTTGTCCAAAACTTAACGGATGAGATAGGGCAAACCTTTGAGACGAATTTGCCAGCCGTAGGTGTCGTCCTGGCCGCCTTTGTAGCGGGCTACCAGCCGACCGCCAAAAAATGGCGTACACACTGCTTTGTTCGTCGGGCTGGCGCTGCACAGCGCCGGGTCGTAGGTAGGCACCATAATTTTGTAAGGTGGGTCTATCCACACATTCTGGCAGGCGCCAATGCGGCAACGGCCGTTGGTCGGATAATTCACCGGGTCATGGTCCGGGTCTTGGGTTGGATTGCTGGTGGCCGAAAAAGTCAGGCTCCAATCCGCCTCAGAGACAGAGTCAAAGAAGAAGACCACCGGCGGCTGTGCGCCCGAATCTGAATCGAACAGGCTGACGCTGATCTCCTGCCCGGCATATTCCGCCGGCACGTAAATCAATGGAATATCCACCGGCGCCGTATAGTTGGAGTTCATGGGCAAATTGCCTAACCCAAATACTGTCACCCCTCTGGAGCTATGTGAGCCAGGATTGTTAATAACCTGCACATTGCGCGAGTTCACATTGCTAGAAATGGTATTAACATAGTCGGGAGGGCCGGCCCAAATCTCGAACCCGTTTTCCGAGGAACCGGTGATGGCTGTGACGTCCAGGTAAATATAGCGGTAGCCTGTGTCTGGGTCGCGCAAAATGTTGACGAGATCGTTGCTGATGCTGATCTCAAAACTGCCATAATCACCAGCCGTCGAACCAGGACCAGTTGTGGGCACGTTGGCCGGTTGATCATAAATCATCTGCGCGCCAGGAGATACCCAGTGCATGTCGGTCAGGTGTCCGCCATTGTCCCGAACCCCATCCCCGGTCTGACCGGTGTAACGCGCCAGATCGGTTTTGATAATCGTTCCATCGGAGATGTTTTCCCGGTAATAAAACAGTTCGTAAGTGGTTTGGGTGTTCACCGCGGCAGAGTAAGCACCGCCGGCGCCGCAGTCAGAACGGGGCCGACGATTTTCATCAATGCGGACAAACCACCAGGGGTTGACCATGTCCAGGGGCAGCCCCAATTGAGCGACTTCGCCTGTGTTAATCAGACAGGGGTTTTGTTGAATACTGCTACAAGTCAGATTTTCGACGGCCGGTCTTCCTGAATCTATCCATACTTGTGTATGGGACACATCGGCGCGGTAGCTGCTGCCATTGTTGTTGGGCTTATTGATGGAATCGGGATCGAACAACTCGACCCGCACAATATCACTGGGGTAATCGGCGGGGATGAGAATGCGGTATTCGTAAGAATAGAGACCATTGTACTTGGCCGATTCACTGAGCGGCGTCCAGTTGGGCAGATCAGGTGAAAACGGGTCGCCATTGGCGCTGCAAATCTTCGGCCCAAACACAGCCTGATTCGACGTAGAAAGAGCGCCATCTTCAACGCGGCGGCTGGCATAGACATCGGTGATAGGAAAATAAGCGGCCGCAGCCGACACCATCACATCGAAGTTATCCAGGCCAATGACCGAGAGGAAATAAAGGTCAACCGGCCAGGTTGCCGTCAGAGAGTATTGGTACGCCCCCAGTTCATTGATTTCGGCGCCGCTGACAAAAGTGATAGGCGCCGGGGACGGGGCGGTGGCCAATGAACTCCTCAGGGGCAGGTTGGAATTCAGGAATTGGGCGGATTTATCGTCGGCCCGGCTAAGCAAGCTTAACGATTCCACTTCGGTAACGGCCGCTAACACGGCCGAATCTACCGCTTTGCTCAACTGTGACCGCCGGGCAAAAATCAGACCCACGTCCACGGCGATGCCCACAAAGGCCAAAATACCAATCATCATCAGGGCGACCAGGACGATGCTTTGTCCTTCCTCTTTACCAATCCGTTTTTTGTTACTGCGTTTTTCTTGCTCATTCATAATTTCACCTTGTTCTGCGAACGTCGGTTGTTCCGTTTGTGCGCTTCTTTGCAACTACAGCAATCAGCTTGTAAGGCGATTGTCCAAACCGCCCACAAAACGATTTTTCAAATCGTTTTACAACCGCGCGTGACGAATGGCGCTACGATTGACCACAAGATCGATCCCAGCGGATAAACTCCAACAGCAGCCAGTTTTCGGTCAGGCTGTAGCCTCTGATCCGGTAGATAGCAAAGCCATCCACCTGGTAAAAGGGTACGCCGCCGATATATTGTTCCGCCGTATTGTTCAGCACCAGCAGGCGCAGCGTCCGACGGTTGGTGATGTGATTTTGTAAGGGGGTGGTAATGCCATTTAAGTTGCTGATATCGCCGTTTACCGCCACGCGGTCAGCAATGTGGATGGCTCTATCTGTGGGATCGCCCACTTCCACGAAACCGCGCACGACATGGCCGATGCCGGGAATGGGCACGCCGGGGTCGTTGTAATTGGTGTAATTGGCTATGTTGCCCGGCCAGACCAGGCTGTTGCTCAGGGTGGTGTTGCCAGAGGCGATGCCGCTGTTCCATTTAGGAAAGACAAGCTGCAGCGGGTCCATGTCGTACAAGAAGACGGTCCCTTCGGTAGCGTCGGACAGGGCGATGTTGGGACGATGTTGGGTGAAGCTGGCGTAAGTGGGTTTGGGGACGGGGTACGTCATGTTGTTGAAGGCAGTGGTATATTCTGCCTGCGTGATCGAGCGGATGCCATTGCTGACGGCCAGGGGGAAAACGGCCGTGCAGCCATTGGTCTGATCTATGTTGGTCAGGCTGGCGCGGCGCATAACGCCGAAGCCCTGCACGGAATTGATGCCCGCCAGTCCGGGCAAGGCGTTGAGGCCGAGAATGGAGTCAATGTCGTGAATGACGTAGACGCCGACAACTTCTAGCCCGGCGGCCAGGGCCTGAGATTGCACTCCCTGCCGGTTGCCTTGCAGTTCGGCGATCATCTCGGCTTTCAGGCAGTCGGTGGTGCAAGAAGCCTCTATCCGGGCCAAGACATCGGTGTAGACTCGTGTTTGCCCCAGGCCAAAATGCACCACTTCCCAACTGGCGTTGTCGAAGGCAGTCCCCTGGTTGTTGATACGGCCGCGAATGGTGAAGATGTCCCACACCCCTTCGCTGAGGTCCAGGGTTTGGGTGACCGAGTTGAGGGCGATGATATGCACGTCCACGCCACCATCGGAGGCGAAACGGGCGGCGGCGCGCGCGGCCGTTTCGATGCGGTTTTTGGTGATCAATAAATTGCTCACCTCGACTGTGCCGGCGATCAGCACCAGCAGGATGGGTAGGACCAGAGCCAGTTCCACCAGGCTTTGTCCTCTTTTGCTAAAGGTTGAGGGGTGGTGAGATTGTTTGTTCATATCTTTGCCTTCTATAACTCACGGTTTTTGTACAATTTCTAATACTTCCCCGGAGGTTGCGTCTAATCGCATGGCGACAAAATCGTCTGATTGGTCATCGAATAAGGAGACGAGCCATTCCATACGGCCGTTATCCGTCACAGTATTCAGCGACAGGGTAATAGATGTGTCGCCGCGGCCGTTCAGGAAAGCGGCGCCGCCGTTGTCTAGCAGTTGGCTGACGGCCGTTGGGCTGTCTATGCGCCAACCACCACTGATGTCCATGGGCGTCAGCGGCACATCTGTCTGGCTAACCAGCGGTGGACTGGGTTTGTTTTCCACGACGGTGATTTGGGCGACGGCCGTTTCCCCTGGCGAGTAATAGGTAAATGCCCAGGAAGAGGCGCCGCTGATGTAAGCACGGCCGTCAAGCGCCGACCAGGTGGCCGTCGCCTTCAGCAGTTGGGCGTCGGGCTGCCAGGCGGCTGCCTGGTTGTTGGCCGCCGCCAGGGCCGCCAGCGCTGTTTGCCCGCCGGTTGTCGCCCCCGGCACTGGCTGGATGGTGGTATTGGTTGGCGACGGCCGTAACCACAGCGTAAATGCCAGCCCGGCCACAAACACCAGCAGCACCACCAATAACCCACCTAAAATCCATTCAAATCGGCTCATAGCTCGCTTCTTATTTACGTATTATCGGCAGTAACAGCGTAGCCGGACAGCTAACAGACGCCCGCCGATGAAAAATTTCGTGCGTCGTATCGCTGCTAATCCGATCAAACACCAGGTGCATCCATCCCTGGCTGATGGTCATGGCCGGTTTGATAAACCGGTAATCCGGGTTGTTTTCAATGATGTAAGGCAGAGAACCGCTCGCCCAACCATCGCAGCTTTGTATCCCCTGAATCACCTCATTGGGATTTAGTAGGGTCGTGACAATACCGCTGAAAGTGATATACGCGGCTCCCCGCTGGCTGTCAACGGCCAGGGCCGCCACCACTTCAGACGGATCGCTGCCGTTCACTTCCACCAGAGCGCCGGAAATGGTGCGGAAATCGCTGCTGTCTAATGTATCGCAGGGCATGGCACAGGTGGCGTAAAAAATGTCTTGTTTGTCATTGGCGGTCGGGTCTGGGATGTCTATTTTGCGCGTGTAGGCGATATGCAGGTTGTTCCCGGATGCGCCCATGACGGCGTGGGCGGCGATGGGCATGTCGGCTGGCGACAGCGGCCAGTTCTGAATCTGCGGATTCCAGACCGGCGCCGCCGGCGTGCCGCTGACTGTGCCGCGCGAAAAAACAACCTCTTGCTCGTCACCGAAGGTTCCGGCGTCATTAGACCAGGCCAGATAGAGACGGTCGTTACGGTCCACCACCACCGCCGGTTCGCTGGAGTCGCCGCCCGGCACGTTTTCCACGCTGATCGGCGTAGACCAACTGCTGGACCCGCTTGTCAGATAGGCATAATGCACCCGCGCCGGCTGTTCTTGCACCCACACCAGATGCAGCGTGTTCCGTTGATCGAGAAAAACACTGGGATCGATAATCTCATAAGATGTGGTGATAATCACCGGGCTTGTCCAATTGTTGCTGCCTGTTTTGCTGGCAAACACCAGCCGATTTAGCTGCGGCGTAATTTTTTCGACCCATATGGCAAACGCTTTGTTGCTGCCATCAAAGGCCCCAATGACCTGGGCCGAGACATCTATGGAAGCATTTATTTTGGTCGCCGGCGGCCAGGTCTGTCCCTGGTTGGTGGAGATGGTGTAATAGGGGTCATCATCGTTTTCATTGATGTAAACCACCAGGACGCGCGAGCCATCCGGCGACGCGGCGATGCGCGGCTTGCGCCCATCCTGCCCGGTTCCCGAAAGGAGCGTGGCGTTTCCCCAAACCGGGTTGGCTTCGGGCGCGGCAGGCACGGCCGTTGTCGTCCGATAGGTGGTCAATACGGCCACCAACAGCCCCAACGCCAAAACGATTGGCCATGC belongs to Candidatus Leptovillus gracilis and includes:
- a CDS encoding ATP-dependent helicase; translated protein: MMNLRPAQADILTYQNGRLAISAVPGSGKTFTLSLLAAQIIADGRITASAGQQVLIVTYLNSSVDTFRARIRKRLDEIELPPTGFDVRTLHSLALEIVRLAESGLGQENPGPEVLDDVRSGSALAQAVNQWIESYPDQWYAFLDEDTPQMRARWRDVTERTARAFIRAAKNERYHPEDILSRLSPSPSLPVSPSPLLFMMAGIYGRYQTLITRQGALDFDDLIWQAADLLQHRPHFADELRRRWPYVLEDEAQDSVPLQEVLLNLLTGPQGNWVRVGDPNQAITSTFTAAHPRFFNAFIDRPDVVARPLPNSGRCAPLIMGAANAMLHWVLDHHPVDEVRAHTFRRQDILPTPPGDAQPNPPDSEAHIELKVYKHREDEELPAVAQKALRYAQEHPDHTLAVLVPTNQTGYTLADHLDELDADYDNLLRGGGHEREIAAAMHAILAVLAEPLSTKALLAAHASLHELQHPAALCPEEDLPRLHTILRSVHRPEALLFPWDGEDVGRALPAGVATEDDLTAVTRFATFLQRMFALRALPIDDLALSLGDELFARGDVHEVDLAIAYQIATILRRWRDEQPDWRLPDLVAQLEDVVQGRRGLPITAPTDMGYEPSPGRITLTTQHSAKGLEWDAVFLVGIDGFWIPGSLEAPFLGVHDFLGGDPTAEAVAQLRYCMAGDAGIYDGRSATESAHIEIISERLRLLYVGITRAKRSLFLSRSRATRQFNKDRDAEPATVLGVIYRYLKTQA
- a CDS encoding DNRLRE domain-containing protein, coding for MDNHCKSKSNQKSSGRNRDRGQGLTEYAILLSLAGLVVFAIITLLGPQIQGVFSRLVRQAPVGPPSLISYTPPPTATPTNGPGTYTATPTITQTPTQTNTPTVTNTPTQTPTSTNTPTSTATGTATNTPTNTVTNTPTNTPTNTPTSTATNTPTSTPTSTATNTPTSTSTPTSTPTAAPVTIEITGNATNDGYIRATNNTNTTGGPVTNNSTDIRVGDDSSNRQFKGILSFDMSGIPAGATIISAQLSVTRRGTSGTPYSLGSIRVDVAPLAGFFDNLALQAEDFQAAAAVTNVCTLSAANSNNAAATCTLVSGGIGAINNTGAGHTQLRLYFSTASDSDNGNDYINFYPTETGTASRRPKLTIVYQP
- a CDS encoding Tad domain-containing protein, with the protein product MNEQEKRSNKKRIGKEEGQSIVLVALMMIGILAFVGIAVDVGLIFARRSQLSKAVDSAVLAAVTEVESLSLLSRADDKSAQFLNSNLPLRSSLATAPSPAPITFVSGAEINELGAYQYSLTATWPVDLYFLSVIGLDNFDVMVSAAAAYFPITDVYASRRVEDGALSTSNQAVFGPKICSANGDPFSPDLPNWTPLSESAKYNGLYSYEYRILIPADYPSDIVRVELFDPDSINKPNNNGSSYRADVSHTQVWIDSGRPAVENLTCSSIQQNPCLINTGEVAQLGLPLDMVNPWWFVRIDENRRPRSDCGAGGAYSAAVNTQTTYELFYYRENISDGTIIKTDLARYTGQTGDGVRDNGGHLTDMHWVSPGAQMIYDQPANVPTTGPGSTAGDYGSFEISISNDLVNILRDPDTGYRYIYLDVTAITGSSENGFEIWAGPPDYVNTISSNVNSRNVQVINNPGSHSSRGVTVFGLGNLPMNSNYTAPVDIPLIYVPAEYAGQEISVSLFDSDSGAQPPVVFFFDSVSEADWSLTFSATSNPTQDPDHDPVNYPTNGRCRIGACQNVWIDPPYKIMVPTYDPALCSASPTNKAVCTPFFGGRLVARYKGGQDDTYGWQIRLKGLPYLIR
- a CDS encoding pilus assembly protein codes for the protein MNKQSHHPSTFSKRGQSLVELALVLPILLVLIAGTVEVSNLLITKNRIETAARAAARFASDGGVDVHIIALNSVTQTLDLSEGVWDIFTIRGRINNQGTAFDNASWEVVHFGLGQTRVYTDVLARIEASCTTDCLKAEMIAELQGNRQGVQSQALAAGLEVVGVYVIHDIDSILGLNALPGLAGINSVQGFGVMRRASLTNIDQTNGCTAVFPLAVSNGIRSITQAEYTTAFNNMTYPVPKPTYASFTQHRPNIALSDATEGTVFLYDMDPLQLVFPKWNSGIASGNTTLSNSLVWPGNIANYTNYNDPGVPIPGIGHVVRGFVEVGDPTDRAIHIADRVAVNGDISNLNGITTPLQNHITNRRTLRLLVLNNTAEQYIGGVPFYQVDGFAIYRIRGYSLTENWLLLEFIRWDRSCGQS